The genomic window CCTCGCTTGGGGCCCTGCATTTACCAATGAACCAAATAAGAAGACAAAGACCAACTCTTTTAAACAAGTACATCAATTCATAAATAGGTTCATAGCATTAAACTTATATTACCACCCACTAAAAAGAATTCTTCAAAGAATAGATAAATTTCTCTAGCTCATTAGGGTACTTGATAATTTCTCAATACTTATTGAGCAACTCAAACATAAGTTCTTTAGCTAACAAAGACTTATGCTAACCTTTTACAACATTATAATAATCTATGTTCCATGAATTTGTAGGGCATACCCATATCATACATTCACTCAAAGTATTTATAACAAGTTCCTCATATGTTAATCCTCTAACTAGATTTCATACAATATTCAATCCAAAAGACACGACACTAATAAAAAGTTCAGCGAACTgcataaaaaaaaagattatttaaCGAGAACAATTGAAATGAAATTGGAGATTTGAAAATGGGGATTTCAGATTTACCATTTTTTGCACCACGTTAGTCTTCTTCCAAGCTTTTACTAACGGCGGAGGAAAACCCTACGAAGAACGACGAAGTATAGGCGAAACGACTGAGGTTTATATAATAACAAGATCGATGTCTGGGCCAGTTCCCGAAAACTATGGGCTTGTCGGATTCTTGTACATGTCTGAACTGTTAGCTAACAGACGTAAACGGGTTTGAGACATTAAAGCCTATTGGACCCGACCAAAAGtccatttagaaaaaaaaatagcaaaacttGCTTTCCCCCGTTTTTTGATTGCCCGCTCGTTCTGACTCTTCGATCTAACGAAgaaatgttattattatctgaattttgCCCCGCAATTCCCCTGAATCCAATCCAAAAAGCAGTGAAAATACCAAATTTTGTTTCATTTCACTGGACTAGTTAACCAACCACGAGGGCTACTAACTCTCTCTCTTTGATCCTTTGAGGGTTTGTTtcaattttagggttttaggggaaAAACTCAGATTTTTGGTTGTTTGATTGGTAGTTCCTATGGAGACGAAAACCCCAGACGAGAACAAGCCGATGGGGGAAGAGAaggagaaggaaaaagaaaaggaggaaACTAAAGAGGTTTCTCGGGAAAGTGAGGAAAAGAAGGAAGTTGAAGAGAACGAAGAGGAGGATGAAAAGGAAGACAACGAAGAGAACAGAGAGAAAGGTGCTAAGAAGGGAGAAGATAGTAGTCGAAAGCGAAGCTCCAGGAAACCCAATCGAGGTTCAGCTGAGAAGAAAGAGCCTATGACACCCAGTAGTGATAGGCCTACAAGGGAAAGGAAAGTCGTTGAAAGGTACTCGGTTCCATCTGTTGCCAGGTCTTCCACTCCCAAACCTTTGTCAATTGAAAAGGtatttgttttttctttggtGTGATTGGTTTTTGCCCATTCTTTTGCTCCCCTCTGGCTTCAGTGTTTTTATTGTTTTTGGATTTCGTGTTGCTTTCAGGGTGCTGGTACACAGCTTAAAGATATTCCAAATGGTACGtatctggttttttttttttttgaattatttcctATCAAATTCATGGGATTTGACAGTACTTCTATTCGTTATTCAATGAACGACCTGTAATGTAATATAGTCAAAGTGATTACCACTAGGAAATTGTTGAACTTAGTACTTCTTAACATTATCCGAAGAGCAAATGTTGTGTTGGATGCTGTAAACTATCTGAGTTTTGGTTATTGAATTCACCTTTGATGAAGCTGAAAAATATGTCTTCATAAAACCTGCCAATGTAGATATTAGTAATCACATTCAAACTCAGTATTAAAACTGAGTTTATACAGGTTCCATGTGTGGTTTGACCATTTTAACTATGGTTAAGCTTCAATAAGTATTAATAAATAATGGAAATGGATGAATACTTGGGTCTAGCTTTCCAATTCTTGTTGATGATGACTGCAATTGTTTTCACTTTCATATAAATTGTTTCATTGTAGGTTGCCGTTCTTGTTATGAGTTTTACATGTGCTCAAATTACTTGTGTTTACTAGATGATACAGTATTAAAAAACCACTGTAAATATTTAGTCCTTAAGTGATACCACCCAGCTTAGGAGGCTAGGGGCTGTGATAAAAGTAACCTGAAATTCTTTAACAAAATAGggaaaattgaataaagaaaaggtATCACGAGCTTCACACCTATGGCTGATCACATCACAGAAGCAAGAAGAAAGAAAGCCTAAGCATCACACTTGAGGTTGATTGCATTGCATAATCAGTATTGCAACAATGCTAAAAAGTTCTCATAAGTCATAATTGTAATGTCTTCAAAAGAAAAACTATTGGTTGATGTAGACCTTAGCTCCCTTAGAGGCTGGCAAATACTTGGATTCTAAACCCTCAATCCAAGGGTGAAGCCAGAAAATTATTTTGAGGGGGCCGGAATTagattgtatatttttacgatagtaaaaatgcaatttcaccattttaatagcctatatctttataatttttaaaggattaaatcaattttttatcatttgggggggcaaagtgcaattttaccataattaatttaaaattttataaattataaaggggtCTAAATGCAAATTTTTCCATCTTAGGGCCACCCCCCCCCCGGTCCCGGCTTCACCACTGCCTCAATTAGCTACTAGAGTTGTGCATCATTAAACTGTTGCAGTTTTCATTTAATATTTGAGACTCAAATTGTCTTGGATGGTGGACGTATTCTTATCATTTTGTTGTGATGGCAATTTATATCAAACAATCTTTCTTTTATGTTCATTCAATTTTGTTGTTACTGCAGAGTCTGGCCTATTTTTTCTCTGATATTGTAAACTGTTTCAGTGGCTTTCAAGTTGTCGAAGAGAAAATATGATGATAATCTGCAGCTGCTCCATATGATACTCTTTGGAAAGAAAGCAAAGGTAACCAAGTTATCTTGTCTAGTTGTTTCATGATGCCTTTTTATGTactttttttctttgcttttgcAGCCTCAAAGATTGAAGAGAAACATTGGCCAATTTTCAGGCTATGTTTGGGTTGAGAATGAGGTATTCGCTTTTATCTTACAAAagttggtttttatttttattttctttctcctgtGGTCCACCACCTGCATGTTTCTCTTCTTGATGTAGTAAGGTATGTTTAAATTAAGATACATGTAGTAAGGTATGTTTAAATTAAGATACATAGTGTATGCTTTGACTATATGTATAACATTTATTCACTAAGTAAAATCTTAATACCCATTTTTTTTCCCAGCAGGAAAAACAAAAGgcaaaagtaaaggaaaaaattGACAAATGTGTTAAAGAAAAATTAGTTGATTTCTGTGATTTGCTGAATATTCCAATCATGAGAACCACTGTAAGAAAGGttagtaagaatatatataaatatttataatgtatcAGCTTTTATGTAGGAAGCATACTTGTTTATTTCAGAATAACTCATTTCATTCTTCAGGAGGAACTCTCTGCCAAATTGTTGGAATTTCTGGAATCTCCCTGTGCTACAACTGACATTCTGCTTGCTGAAAAGGAACAGGTGCACtgttattttataatcttttccTTGCTATTGAGTATTTGGCATGATTTACCGTCTGTTTGAGATTGAATGAGATTCTTTATTCATCTCGTTTCAGAAGGGTAAAAAGCGTAAAGCTACACCAAGCAAAAACATTGCTTCTGGTGAAACATCAGAGAAATCAGCCAAGGTTTGTCCTCTTTGGTTGTGTTCCATTTTATATATCCATGtctttttgtttaatttgttcaTCTATGATTGTGGACTAGAGCTTGTTTCTGCATGTATTGCTGTgcagtttttaaatttattgaatccGTCGTACACCTTCAGTGCTGGGTTTAAAATTCTTATGAtgtggttaaattttttttatgttaattagcACTAAGAACAAATGATTTATGCTGTTAAAGTTCGGTTCTTATTTAGGATCTTCATAGAAGATACTGGTCTAATGTGACATCACCAATCCAATCCTTCTTTAATGCTATGATTGAAATTGACAAAATTGGTTTTGGGCCAATAAGGATGAAAGTTCTAAAATTGTCAAATTCTCATATTTTTTGCATGTGTCGTTAATTATTCTTGGCCAATCCAAAATGGTGCTCTAAAGACTTGTACTTTCTTCCCTATGTAATCTTTTTAACCCTGCCCCTACTTACTGGTTGTTgtgcatgtatttattttttgaatttatttgttttgtaTCTTAAATACATACAGTACCATGCTCAGATTTTCTTGGGTTTGTAGGGTTAAAGCAATATCTATCCTTAATCCAAGTTTCCAA from Gossypium hirsutum isolate 1008001.06 chromosome D12, Gossypium_hirsutum_v2.1, whole genome shotgun sequence includes these protein-coding regions:
- the LOC107913441 gene encoding protein DEK isoform X1, which gives rise to METKTPDENKPMGEEKEKEKEKEETKEVSRESEEKKEVEENEEEDEKEDNEENREKGAKKGEDSSRKRSSRKPNRGSAEKKEPMTPSSDRPTRERKVVERYSVPSVARSSTPKPLSIEKGAGTQLKDIPNVAFKLSKRKYDDNLQLLHMILFGKKAKPQRLKRNIGQFSGYVWVENEQEKQKAKVKEKIDKCVKEKLVDFCDLLNIPIMRTTVRKEELSAKLLEFLESPCATTDILLAEKEQKGKKRKATPSKNIASGETSEKSAKKRQSTPQGGEKRKRSSKVEEKDEDVESPVSEDDSHEDDVDTTVKEESDDEETNSKEEEDAPKKSSHKSTSKKIAMDRPDSKLKETSASGKKLTSAKSSRKSSGSTSKQGASDGDRTPGSKLKGSASKKQKVGKEGSIDVKLSTKSEVPGKKQMNKSPAKVSTKTQGKGKSSKKPKAEPSREEINEVVVDILKKVDFNTATLSDILRQLGTHFDLDLIHRKAEVKDIITEAINNMSDDEEGEESEENADTGEGVDKDGNGNDDT
- the LOC107913441 gene encoding protein DEK isoform X2; the protein is METKTPDENKPMGEEKEKEKEKEETKEVSRESEEKKEVEENEEEDEKEDNEENREKGAKKGEDSSRKRSSRKPNRGSAEKKEPMTPSSDRPTRERKVVERYSVPSVARSSTPKPLSIEKGAGTQLKDIPNVAFKLSKRKYDDNLQLLHMILFGKKAKPQRLKRNIGQFSGYVWVENEEKQKAKVKEKIDKCVKEKLVDFCDLLNIPIMRTTVRKEELSAKLLEFLESPCATTDILLAEKEQKGKKRKATPSKNIASGETSEKSAKKRQSTPQGGEKRKRSSKVEEKDEDVESPVSEDDSHEDDVDTTVKEESDDEETNSKEEEDAPKKSSHKSTSKKIAMDRPDSKLKETSASGKKLTSAKSSRKSSGSTSKQGASDGDRTPGSKLKGSASKKQKVGKEGSIDVKLSTKSEVPGKKQMNKSPAKVSTKTQGKGKSSKKPKAEPSREEINEVVVDILKKVDFNTATLSDILRQLGTHFDLDLIHRKAEVKDIITEAINNMSDDEEGEESEENADTGEGVDKDGNGNDDT